In Lycium barbarum isolate Lr01 chromosome 9, ASM1917538v2, whole genome shotgun sequence, the DNA window ttttttctttttgaatgtgtagtggtctttggagtatttatactcctgactacacagtgtaaaattccttactatagtgatatcagctgctcctcttggccgtggttttttccttattcagaagggtttccacgtaaaattccggtgtcattattgcttcattttattcttgctgacttaaccataacttagtgttccacgtttatcactaataccgtgaatattatttttacgggtctattttattcccaacactCTAGTACTATCAACTACCATACACCACAACAAGATCAAAACTTTTCAGCAAAAAGGACAAAAGTTCTAGAAAAGAAGCACCTATAAATATTGGGTCTTGAATCAAGATAACAAGAATCTCCAGTTTTTCGTATTCCACAGCTTACTCTAGCTCTCTATCAACTACAATACACCATAAAGACCAAATATTTATAGAAAATCAAAAATAAAGAAATGAGTTTCCAGTTTTTCCTATTTCACATGTTACTGTAGCTCTATCAACTACTATACACCGTAAAGATCaaatattaatgaaaaatcaaaaATAAAGAAATGGGTCTCCAGTTATTCCTATTCCACATGTAATCTAGCTCTAGCAACTACTATACACTATAAAGATCAAATCTTTATAGAAAATCAAAAATAAGGAAATGGCCCAGTTATTCCTATTCCACATGTAACTCTAGCTCTATCAAACTActcctttgtcccaatttatgtgacacacttttttttagtctgtcccaaaaacaatgccacctttctatatttagaaataatttaactttatgagataatttaaAGTCATACAAATATGTAAGGTTTGTCTTCAacaacaaatttcaaaagtcttcctttctttcttaaactcaatGCAAAGtcaaagagtgtcacataaatttggCCGGAGGGAGTACTATACACCATAAATATCAAAACtttatagaaaataaaaaataaagaaatggtTCTCCATTTTTTCCTATTCCACAGCTTACTCTAGTTCTATCAAATTACCATACACCATAAAGATCAATTCTTTgttagaaaataaaaaagaatcaaCAAATGGGTCTCCAGTTTTTCCTATTCCACATCTTACTCTAGCTCAATCAACTCCTATAGTCTATACACCATAAAGATCAAATCTTTATAGAAAATCAAAAATCAAGAAATGGGCCTTAAGTTTCTCCTATTCCACATCTTACTCTAGCTCTATCAACTACCATACACCATAAAGATCAAATCTTTACATAAGCAATAAAAAATCAAGAAATGGTTCTCCAGTTTTTCCAATTCCACAGCTTAGTCTAGTTCTATCAACTACCATACATGACACACCATAAAAATAAAATCTTTATATAAACAAATAAAATATTCAAGAAATGAGTGAAGTGTTTCACCTGTAAACAGTTGGGTCTTGAATCAAATTAGGGTCATAAGACCTCAAAGGTGCTTCCATCATTTGATGAAGTTGTTGATCAGATAAGAGGGGAAGTGCAGCCTTAAGCTTTGGAGCAGTTTCAGGTTTAAGCTGAGCTTGTCGTCTCAAAAGCTGAGCAACATACACATTTGTGAGACCAGTTTCTTCAGCTATCTCACTAAATGTCTTGCCAGATTTTTGTTTCACTGCCATAAGAGATGCCACTATGTTTGCTTTGTTCTCCATTATTACTGATTGTTTTTGCTTACTGAAAAACAAAGGAGAgattgtggatatatatatagagagagctATAGCCTATAGGGGATGATTGGTTTTGAGGGACCTAGTTATCCACTTTGCCAAGTCCAATTTGGTTAGAAATTTGAATAGGGCTGCTAATTTTGAATTTTGCCTCTGACTGCTAATTGGTCATTTTGTATTGCAACAAACAGTCCTActtctctttttctttgttttgtaCTACCGCTATACGTAGTAGTATAAAAAAGTCCACCGTCCACATAACACTCTGGGGACTTGCGAGGGAATATTTTTTGCTATGCTTCcattataataataatagaaaataaaaaataataaaccgAGGGATATTCACACTCTATGCCAATTAGGGCAAAGTAATTACAGGTttagtccatttttattttttaacccCCCATAGCCGCTGTTTTTGCAGTTGAGAACCTTGCCGTCGTCGTCTGAAACTTATCGTCGCTGGTGGCTCTGGGGTTGCAATTGCGCCGGGCGTAGGGCCAACCATAGTTGACAACAATCGGAATTTGCTTTAGGGCAAAACTCTAATCTTGAAAAGCTCTGTTTCAGTAGATCGAAATTCGGGTCAATGACGTTTTTGGGCCGCGCCGGCGAACTAGATCTAGGGTTTCGGTAAAGTGtttataaacacctcttatacactattatacacttttatacggtGTAGAGGTGTGTATAAACATCtgttatacattatgtataaaccCCTGTTATGTGTAAACACCTcttgtataaatttgtataatattgtataaggcttgccttaggcgaatcccacatcggttggggaggagaatgaagagtgctttataagtgtttggatacctctcccttgtagacgtGTTTTAAAACAGTGAGGGGCAAAagctccaaagcggacaatttcgGGGGGTGAGTTtaaggcgaatcccacatcggtttaggcga includes these proteins:
- the LOC132609135 gene encoding cyanate hydratase, which translates into the protein MENKANIVASLMAVKQKSGKTFSEIAEETGLTNVYVAQLLRRQAQLKPETAPKLKAALPLLSDQQLHQMMEAPLRSYDPNLIQDPTVYRLNEGVMHFGESIKEIINEEFGDGIMSAIDFFCSVDKIKGVDGKDRVVVTFDGKYLPHTEQKTEHMVSRLMRKE